DNA sequence from the Cyanobacteriota bacterium genome:
AAAAGGCTCTGGGATTGATTATTTGTTGACGATCGCAACATTGATACTTACCCTAGCTTGAGCAAAAGACAACTGCTTTCAGGTGGAAACTCTGGCGGTAATCGACTGGATTCGTTTGCTACATTGACGTGGCTAAGCTTTACCCCTGAAATTCCTGTTGCCTTCAGCATGGCTGAGACCAGATACTCCGGAGTGTCTCCAGAGGTCTCTAGAGAAACAAACGCACAGCGTTGTTGCCTGACTGGTGCCACTAGGGCCTGATAAGCTCGGTAAATTCCTTGCTGGGAACCAGCTACTCCCAAATAGTTGAAGTAGAGGTAGGTGCGATTTAGCGTCAGAATGGAACCAGGTTGATAAATGCCGATCGACCCTAAGGGCAATGGAATGATAGGGCGATGCAGCGCCGTGAGGCTGTAAGCAATCGCCACTAGACCTAGTACTACTGTAATGATTTGTCGCCAAAGCCTGACCACGTAATGGTCTAGCCAATAGGCAATAACTGGAGCCGCTAACATAAACCCTGGCAGTAGTAACCGGTTTGCCCAGATTTGCCACTTTAAGAGTAGGCAGTACAGCAAGAAAGCAGTGACTACAGCCATAGTCAACTGCCATAGGTTAGCGAATTGAGGGGAACGCGATCGTCGCTGATTCCACATTGCAATGGCTATAGTTGCTAATGCCAGCAGGAGCAATACTTGGTGGAGCGGGTTAGCAACAAAATCTTCTACAGGCAGATACAAGCGCCATAGCCCAACCTCGTCAGGGTTAAAGGCGCCTCCGTTAATTAAGCTGGTGCGTGGGTCGTTGACATCTAACCTAAGGATGTTGGTATGGATAGCTCGGACTAGGTTCCACAGTCCAGCGATCGGCATGTTTAAGGCAATAACTTTAAGCCCATTGGACAGTAGAGGAACCAAACCAAGCCAGTCATTGCGTGTGCCACCATCAATTCCGAGAGGATTCCCAAACGTCTGGATGTTACGTCCATAACTAGGCAAAGATAGTGCCAAGCCCACTAAGCTTACGACTAGCGATGCAGCTATTCCCTGGAGCAGTCGCAGTCCATTACGCCATTGGTCTACGCCTCCCCAAACGCGATACCCCAGTAACGCCACCAGCGGTGCTCCAAAGATAATGCCCGTGGGCTTGGTCAGGATGGCAAGGCCGATTGATCCCCCTAGCCACAACCAATCTGCGTGGCTGTAGGTTTCGCTGCTCAGGACGAAATAAGCAAAGCACACCAACCAGTACGACACCACTAGGTCGTTTTGGGTGGTCATGGACTGCAAAATTGCCATGGGGACAGTAGCACAGACTAGGGCAGCTAGGCTTTCGTTGGTATGCAAGTGATGGGCAATGAGCGACGTGCCGATAACACAGCCCAAAAAGGATAGCCATTGCACCATGTTGGCGAAATAGTCACCATCAGCTAGCAGATACAA
Encoded proteins:
- a CDS encoding glycosyltransferase family 39 protein, whose amino-acid sequence is MATLLILVSFLATVASFVVSGSSGVRSAFLKASILHGLVIAISTELFSASRAFNVGWVVWLWSLMALVNSLLLVRIWRHTLSPAFTQGLMNLRHHFQQQPFMARLSMLVVGLILGFSLVVAIVAPPNNYDSLTYHMPRVIHWIQNQTVAHYPTPNLRQISFPPFSGYAIAHLYLLADGDYFANMVQWLSFLGCVIGTSLIAHHLHTNESLAALVCATVPMAILQSMTTQNDLVVSYWLVCFAYFVLSSETYSHADWLWLGGSIGLAILTKPTGIIFGAPLVALLGYRVWGGVDQWRNGLRLLQGIAASLVVSLVGLALSLPSYGRNIQTFGNPLGIDGGTRNDWLGLVPLLSNGLKVIALNMPIAGLWNLVRAIHTNILRLDVNDPRTSLINGGAFNPDEVGLWRLYLPVEDFVANPLHQVLLLLALATIAIAMWNQRRSRSPQFANLWQLTMAVVTAFLLYCLLLKWQIWANRLLLPGFMLAAPVIAYWLDHYVVRLWRQIITVVLGLVAIAYSLTALHRPIIPLPLGSIGIYQPGSILTLNRTYLYFNYLGVAGSQQGIYRAYQALVAPVRQQRCAFVSLETSGDTPEYLVSAMLKATGISGVKLSHVNVANESSRLPPEFPPESSCLLLKLG